One region of Oceanipulchritudo coccoides genomic DNA includes:
- a CDS encoding sugar-transfer associated ATP-grasp domain-containing protein produces the protein MKAIAAKVSEFITLARDGSRHHQRLFLVILFEIIWLRCRYRLMLKEIRLYGLLARDPGPLSLHKDFSARKTIAWMNRVNPPEHRSLVDIKPRFYARCRELGICVPEIYATGQPDPDLLSRLPNRFFAKPAYGAGGDGASAFVRDGTHFHSWDGRKFGDNELLGHLKELARGRELIFQQWIQTHPKLTVLSETALITCRIVTWWPNAHAIEPDILLAYLRIPAKNTIVDNTGYAENGQEMLELDTKTGMPQATWTVHSSGFGIVGSDHVCGERKIPLKALNLPDWGATLELVTNLARTFKNLSTLGWDIGMSENGPIAIEGNTAWGTPLYPSGLHAIAKAMRS, from the coding sequence ATGAAGGCGATTGCCGCTAAGGTTTCAGAGTTCATCACCCTTGCCCGGGACGGCAGCAGACATCATCAGAGATTGTTTCTGGTTATCCTGTTTGAGATTATCTGGCTCCGTTGTCGCTACAGGCTCATGCTGAAGGAAATTCGTTTATACGGATTGCTGGCGCGGGATCCGGGTCCCCTTTCCCTCCACAAGGATTTTTCTGCTCGGAAAACAATTGCCTGGATGAACCGGGTCAACCCGCCAGAACACCGCTCATTGGTGGACATAAAGCCTCGTTTTTATGCGCGCTGCCGCGAGCTGGGCATTTGTGTTCCTGAGATATATGCAACCGGGCAACCGGATCCCGACTTGCTATCGCGACTGCCCAACCGCTTTTTTGCCAAGCCGGCCTATGGAGCCGGTGGGGATGGGGCGTCAGCCTTCGTGCGGGATGGAACTCACTTCCATTCTTGGGATGGCCGAAAATTCGGGGACAATGAACTACTTGGCCACTTAAAGGAACTTGCCCGGGGACGAGAGCTGATTTTCCAGCAATGGATCCAGACGCATCCCAAGCTGACTGTACTTTCCGAGACGGCACTTATCACCTGTAGAATCGTGACATGGTGGCCGAATGCTCATGCAATTGAGCCCGATATCCTTCTCGCCTACCTGCGTATTCCCGCCAAAAACACCATTGTTGATAACACAGGTTATGCTGAGAATGGTCAGGAAATGCTCGAACTGGATACGAAGACCGGGATGCCCCAAGCCACGTGGACGGTCCACTCAAGCGGATTCGGGATTGTTGGCTCGGACCATGTCTGTGGCGAAAGGAAAATTCCTCTCAAGGCATTGAACCTTCCCGACTGGGGGGCCACCTTGGAACTGGTGACCAACCTAGCACGGACCTTCAAAAACCTTTCGACGCTCGGATGGGATATTGGTATGAGCGAGAATGGCCCGATTGCCATTGAAGGAAATACTGCCTGGGGCACCCCCCTGTATCCGTCAGGTCTTCATGCAATTGCAAAGGCCATGAGATCCTGA
- a CDS encoding glycosyltransferase family 2 protein: MPKMTPHPANPDLPPLNLLSVVLPARDESGCIEATLRHLHLDLSLQKIPHEIIPVDDGSTDTTWEILQGLSNEIPEIKPVQNKGDNGFGRAIRLGLERMAGDAAVIMMADESDDVRDVAIYWNKLNEGYDCVFGSRFIKGGGTIDYPMVKYFFNRLANFFIRHLFHIRLNDTTNAFKAYRRKVIEGIQPLISPHFNLTVEIPLKAIVRGYTWTVIPITWRNRRTGVAKLKIKEMGSRYFFIIMYVWLEKYFSRGDYLKKGN, encoded by the coding sequence ATGCCGAAAATGACGCCTCATCCCGCCAATCCAGATTTGCCCCCTTTGAATCTACTCAGCGTGGTTCTCCCCGCCCGGGATGAATCGGGTTGCATAGAGGCAACACTGCGTCACCTCCACTTGGATCTGAGCCTGCAAAAAATCCCGCACGAGATTATTCCCGTGGACGATGGATCCACGGACACGACTTGGGAAATCCTGCAGGGACTCAGCAATGAGATCCCTGAGATCAAACCTGTACAGAACAAGGGGGATAACGGATTCGGAAGGGCTATCCGATTAGGACTTGAACGGATGGCTGGAGATGCAGCCGTCATCATGATGGCGGATGAATCCGACGATGTCCGCGATGTGGCGATCTACTGGAACAAATTGAACGAGGGATACGATTGCGTATTTGGTTCACGCTTCATCAAGGGCGGTGGGACAATTGATTATCCGATGGTCAAATATTTCTTCAACCGCTTGGCCAACTTCTTTATCCGGCACCTTTTCCACATCCGCCTGAATGATACCACCAATGCGTTCAAGGCCTACCGCAGGAAAGTCATCGAGGGAATTCAACCGCTGATCTCACCGCATTTCAACCTTACCGTGGAAATTCCCTTGAAGGCGATTGTCCGTGGATACACCTGGACAGTCATTCCCATTACCTGGCGCAATCGGCGCACTGGCGTCGCCAAATTGAAAATCAAGGAGATGGGAAGCCGCTACTTCTTCATCATCATGTATGTCTGGCTTGAAAAGTATTTCAGCCGCGGGGATTACCTCAAAAAAGGCAATTAA
- a CDS encoding MBL fold metallo-hydrolase RNA specificity domain-containing protein → MTRLTFMGAAGTVTGSRHLLEVNDTRILIDCGLFQGPKKNRLKNWEPFPIDPSTIDAVILTHAHIDHIGFLPAIVNEGFNGPIYCTRATAELAGILLPDTGHLQEEEAKWANKKGYSKHKPAKPLFTEDDARAVLPYLKAVDYGEHFEPAPKVRAKYRDTGHILGAGFLDLKSDRDGNSRKIVFSGDLGRPTDAILRPPVAAYNVDYLVMESTYGDRLHKEEFSADELARVVNESLERNGVLVIPSFAVGRSQTLLYVLRELEVAGRIPEVPVYLDSPMANSALTVHRNHIRDLNLICRKQSLSGVRLFHPKKLRLSVTRNQSMEINDIQKGAIIISASGMVTGGRILHHLKERLSDERHTVLFIGYQAEGTRGRAILEGKESIRMFGQDVPVKAKIERIEGFSGHADYNEMLAWMMGFNKDPEQIFLVHGEPEASKAMAGHIKKQFRWDVTVPKEDDQVLIDF, encoded by the coding sequence ATGACACGATTAACATTTATGGGTGCCGCAGGCACCGTTACAGGAAGTCGCCACCTGCTCGAGGTTAACGACACGCGCATTCTGATTGATTGTGGGTTATTCCAAGGGCCCAAGAAGAACCGACTCAAGAACTGGGAACCTTTTCCGATCGATCCATCCACAATTGATGCCGTGATTCTCACTCACGCGCATATTGATCACATCGGGTTTCTACCGGCCATTGTGAATGAAGGATTCAACGGTCCAATTTATTGTACGCGGGCGACAGCTGAGCTGGCTGGTATTCTTTTACCGGATACGGGCCACTTGCAGGAAGAAGAAGCCAAGTGGGCCAATAAGAAAGGCTATTCCAAGCACAAGCCGGCAAAGCCGTTGTTTACGGAAGATGATGCACGCGCTGTCCTGCCGTATTTGAAAGCCGTTGATTACGGCGAGCATTTTGAACCGGCTCCCAAGGTCCGCGCAAAGTACCGTGATACCGGGCACATCCTCGGGGCAGGCTTTCTTGACCTGAAAAGTGACCGGGACGGAAACTCCCGGAAAATTGTTTTTTCGGGTGATCTGGGGCGCCCTACGGATGCGATTCTTCGTCCTCCGGTGGCAGCTTACAATGTCGACTACCTCGTCATGGAATCAACTTATGGCGACCGCCTTCACAAGGAGGAATTCTCCGCGGATGAGCTGGCCCGTGTCGTCAATGAAAGTCTGGAACGGAATGGTGTACTGGTCATTCCTTCGTTTGCGGTTGGGCGGTCACAGACGCTGCTTTACGTCCTGAGGGAGCTTGAAGTGGCTGGACGAATTCCGGAAGTCCCCGTCTATCTGGATTCACCGATGGCCAATTCAGCTCTCACGGTGCATCGCAATCACATCCGTGACCTGAACCTGATTTGCCGCAAGCAATCGCTTTCAGGGGTTCGCTTGTTCCATCCGAAAAAGTTGCGCCTGTCGGTTACGCGGAACCAGTCAATGGAGATTAACGACATTCAAAAGGGAGCAATCATTATTTCCGCCAGTGGCATGGTCACCGGTGGACGCATTCTGCACCACTTGAAGGAACGCCTTTCCGATGAACGCCACACGGTCTTGTTCATTGGCTACCAGGCTGAGGGAACGCGGGGTCGTGCAATTCTCGAGGGCAAGGAAAGTATCCGCATGTTTGGGCAGGATGTGCCGGTGAAGGCAAAGATTGAGCGAATTGAAGGCTTTTCCGGGCATGCCGACTACAACGAGATGCTAGCTTGGATGATGGGCTTCAACAAGGATCCGGAACAAATCTTTCTTGTCCATGGTGAACCGGAGGCCAGCAAGGCCATGGCAGGACACATTAAGAAGCAATTCCGTTGGGACGTGACCGTGCCGAAGGAAGATGATCAAGTCCTGATTGACTTCTAA